One genomic segment of Rhizorhabdus phycosphaerae includes these proteins:
- a CDS encoding TIGR00266 family protein has protein sequence MSFDSPWGQPQSHHRSASVADDIDFEIKGQELQFVEIELDPGESAVAEAGALVWKDGSISMTTVFGDGSGGANEGFMGKLLGAGKRLVTGESLFTTVFTHQGQGKARVAFASPTPGAILPIRLADYGGRLICQKDSFLAAARGVSIGVHFQKRVMTGLFGGEGFIMQKLEGDGWVFVQMGGTVVERELAPGEEIHVDTGCIAAFTPSVDFDLITAGGVKSIFFGGEGLFFARLRGPGKVWIQSLPFSRLAGRMMAAAMGSGQNRGEGSVLGGLGDIIGGNR, from the coding sequence ATGTCTTTCGATAGCCCCTGGGGCCAACCGCAGTCGCACCACCGCAGCGCGAGCGTTGCCGACGACATCGATTTCGAGATCAAGGGCCAGGAACTGCAGTTTGTCGAGATCGAGCTCGATCCGGGCGAGAGCGCGGTCGCCGAGGCGGGCGCGCTCGTCTGGAAGGACGGCAGCATCAGCATGACGACGGTGTTCGGCGACGGCAGCGGCGGCGCCAACGAGGGCTTCATGGGCAAGCTGCTCGGCGCGGGCAAGCGCCTGGTCACCGGCGAAAGCCTGTTCACCACCGTTTTCACCCACCAGGGCCAGGGCAAGGCGCGCGTCGCCTTCGCGTCGCCGACGCCGGGGGCGATCCTGCCGATCCGGCTGGCCGATTATGGCGGCCGGCTGATCTGCCAGAAGGACAGCTTCCTCGCCGCCGCGCGCGGCGTGTCGATTGGGGTTCACTTCCAGAAGCGCGTGATGACGGGGCTGTTCGGCGGCGAGGGCTTCATCATGCAGAAGCTTGAAGGCGATGGCTGGGTGTTCGTGCAGATGGGCGGCACCGTGGTCGAGCGCGAGCTGGCGCCGGGCGAGGAAATCCATGTCGACACCGGCTGCATCGCCGCCTTCACCCCCAGCGTGGATTTCGACCTGATCACGGCGGGCGGGGTGAAGAGCATCTTCTTCGGCGGCGAAGGGCTGTTCTTCGCGCGGCTGCGCGGACCCGGCAAGGTGTGGATCCAGTCGCTCCCCTTCTCGCGCCTTGCGGGCCGCATGATGGCGGCTGCAATGGGCAGTGGCCAGAACCGCGGCGAAGGATCGGTGCTGGGCGGACTGGGCGACATCATCGGCGGCAACCGCTGA
- a CDS encoding 2OG-Fe(II) oxygenase, with the protein MQKIETGSPFIHRFDDALDPLLCRGLSDMLRERTDKPAILGQDQALPWHAGDTFSFDHWQDAELRRAIGAYRILVAQLICLCQREAVYPHFTDLVRWRPGKAMAEHKDDGYPGDDPLLGCRHYSAVTYCNDDFEGGETFIRNGHGGHYVSRPKMGSLVFYPSDERAAHGVRPVVGKDRVTLSTWFTRDPSHYRP; encoded by the coding sequence GTGCAGAAGATCGAGACGGGCAGCCCGTTCATCCACCGGTTCGACGATGCTCTCGATCCGCTTCTCTGTCGCGGGCTGAGCGACATGCTCCGGGAGCGAACCGATAAGCCGGCGATCCTGGGACAGGATCAGGCCTTGCCCTGGCATGCAGGCGACACATTTTCCTTCGACCATTGGCAGGATGCCGAACTGCGCAGGGCGATCGGCGCCTATCGCATCCTCGTTGCCCAGCTGATCTGCCTGTGCCAGCGCGAGGCGGTCTATCCCCATTTCACCGATCTCGTGCGATGGCGCCCGGGCAAGGCGATGGCCGAGCATAAGGATGACGGCTATCCGGGTGACGATCCGCTGCTCGGGTGTCGGCATTATTCGGCGGTGACCTATTGCAACGACGACTTCGAGGGCGGTGAGACCTTCATCCGCAACGGCCACGGCGGCCACTATGTGTCCCGTCCCAAAATGGGCAGCCTCGTCTTCTACCCGAGCGATGAGCGGGCGGCCCACGGGGTGAGACCCGTGGTCGGCAAGGATCGGGTCACGCTGAGCACCTGGTTCACGCGCGATCCGTCGCATTACAGGCCGTGA
- a CDS encoding DUF4402 domain-containing protein — MIRVFLRLAPPAILAATAQPGLSQTYTVNGVSPITAYGEVAAAVSGNTVFAQNNTTVTVQSGGGARIKGTVRRATVTIRCAGSGSPNTCTVAGNRARIRVGALSSTGRAGTFQEFIATGGTGTISGTTTGSLLDFTMTGWTGTGNLTFFLDTKLPVAGDDTGGATGAQTSTYYVYVAKDPTIPTTGSTVAATITIRRPLQMVKNSDLNFGTLVRQPSGASASVVINNSTGIRTQTGNANLIALPSPSPSRAQFTITGEPSTTFAISYSPTGNIIMSNGASTLSVTTSKTATGNQTMPASGTLTLGVGGTISVLSTTARGQYSGTLTVTTTYN, encoded by the coding sequence ATGATCCGCGTCTTTCTCCGGCTGGCCCCGCCTGCCATTCTTGCCGCCACAGCCCAGCCGGGGCTGTCGCAGACCTACACCGTCAACGGCGTCAGCCCGATCACGGCCTATGGCGAGGTCGCTGCCGCCGTCTCTGGCAATACCGTCTTCGCCCAGAACAATACCACCGTAACCGTGCAGTCCGGCGGAGGCGCCCGGATCAAGGGCACCGTCCGCCGGGCGACCGTCACCATACGCTGCGCCGGAAGCGGGTCGCCCAATACATGCACGGTGGCGGGGAACCGGGCCAGGATCCGCGTCGGCGCCCTGAGCAGCACGGGTCGAGCAGGGACATTCCAGGAATTCATCGCGACCGGTGGTACCGGGACGATCTCCGGAACGACCACAGGCTCTCTGCTCGATTTCACGATGACGGGCTGGACCGGCACCGGCAATCTCACCTTTTTCCTCGACACGAAACTCCCCGTTGCGGGAGACGATACGGGCGGTGCGACCGGGGCACAGACCAGCACCTATTATGTCTATGTGGCCAAGGATCCGACGATCCCCACCACCGGGTCCACGGTAGCCGCGACCATCACCATCCGTCGCCCGCTGCAGATGGTGAAGAACTCCGATCTCAACTTCGGCACGCTGGTCCGGCAGCCATCGGGGGCTTCGGCGTCGGTGGTGATCAACAACAGCACCGGCATTCGCACCCAGACGGGCAATGCCAATCTGATCGCCCTGCCCAGCCCGTCACCCAGCCGCGCGCAGTTCACGATCACCGGCGAACCCAGCACAACCTTCGCGATCAGCTATTCGCCGACAGGCAACATCATCATGTCTAACGGTGCCAGCACGCTGAGCGTCACCACTTCCAAAACGGCCACGGGCAATCAGACCATGCCGGCTAGCGGCACGCTGACGCTTGGCGTCGGCGGCACGATCAGCGTGCTGTCGACCACGGCACGGGGCCAATACTCGGGCACCCTTACCGTCACGACGACATATAACTGA
- a CDS encoding DUF4402 domain-containing protein translates to MKTIVKLVSAVVLSASASGAAFAQASDSESTTSSVRIIQPIALTKVNNLAFGTVVRPASGSSTITIATSSDTPTVDSGTAVLVAGGTRTRASYTVTGEGAQTVAITVPASVVMTDGTNNITVTLTPEATTDTLSGTLGTTGGFSGDGTLYVGGSFSISSTTVSGNYSGTFSTTVAYN, encoded by the coding sequence ATGAAGACCATTGTAAAGCTGGTAAGCGCGGTGGTGCTGAGCGCATCGGCATCCGGAGCCGCTTTTGCCCAGGCGAGTGATTCGGAATCGACCACCAGCTCGGTTCGCATCATCCAGCCGATCGCCCTCACCAAGGTCAACAACCTCGCCTTCGGCACGGTCGTGCGCCCAGCTTCGGGCAGCAGCACGATCACGATTGCGACCTCTTCGGACACGCCCACCGTCGACAGCGGCACCGCCGTGCTGGTTGCTGGCGGCACCCGCACCCGCGCATCCTACACCGTGACCGGTGAAGGCGCACAGACTGTCGCGATCACCGTGCCTGCCTCGGTCGTCATGACCGATGGCACGAACAACATCACCGTCACGCTGACACCGGAAGCGACCACCGACACGCTCTCGGGTACGCTCGGCACCACCGGCGGCTTCTCCGGCGACGGCACGCTCTATGTCGGCGGCAGCTTCAGCATCAGCAGCACCACCGTCAGCGGGAATTACAGCGGTACCTTCTCGACCACCGTCGCCTATAACTGA
- a CDS encoding DUF4402 domain-containing protein, which translates to MMRGSGTNYLALALLLAAYDAPLSAQGQSGASAEAAVTIVQPANVTAEQAVVIGAVTLPLISTIGASAGSTTLPLPAGFTAPPRISVGTEAAEQVAQSIRPGLSSQASFTLTGDPDQVVSIIVPQTVSLLRLNGQGEVEFSTTTSIAGGGGTRLVAFGRDSGALAFDVGGALQPNASAEAGNYAGVLVVAVQYN; encoded by the coding sequence ATGATGAGGGGGTCGGGCACGAACTATCTGGCCTTGGCGCTCCTGCTCGCGGCGTACGATGCGCCGCTGTCGGCGCAAGGCCAGTCGGGCGCATCGGCCGAGGCCGCCGTTACGATCGTCCAGCCGGCCAATGTTACGGCCGAACAGGCGGTGGTCATCGGCGCCGTCACCTTGCCGCTGATCAGCACTATCGGTGCCAGTGCGGGATCGACCACGCTGCCCCTGCCCGCGGGCTTCACCGCCCCACCGCGGATCAGCGTGGGAACGGAAGCGGCCGAGCAGGTGGCGCAGAGCATCCGTCCGGGGCTGTCCAGCCAGGCGAGCTTCACCTTGACCGGCGATCCCGACCAGGTCGTGTCGATCATCGTGCCTCAGACCGTGTCGCTGCTGCGCCTCAACGGCCAGGGCGAGGTCGAGTTCAGCACGACCACGAGCATAGCGGGCGGCGGCGGCACGCGGCTCGTCGCCTTCGGCAGGGACAGCGGCGCGCTGGCCTTCGACGTCGGCGGCGCGCTGCAGCCAAATGCCTCTGCGGAAGCCGGCAACTACGCGGGCGTCTTGGTGGTTGCGGTCCAATATAACTAG
- a CDS encoding murein L,D-transpeptidase has protein sequence MTVVVSLGLASICFLGQCHPALVGAATPAGHYRLRQRIVVSPGYGGDVLSFEEGDSTIFAIHRIWLGSPREQRPERLASPQAARRRDVTDGCINVAADVYDKLVDCCADAQLVIE, from the coding sequence TTGACGGTCGTCGTCAGCCTCGGTCTGGCGTCGATCTGCTTTCTTGGCCAATGCCATCCCGCGCTGGTCGGCGCGGCTACGCCGGCGGGCCATTACCGGCTTCGACAGCGGATTGTCGTGTCGCCGGGCTATGGTGGAGATGTGCTGAGCTTCGAAGAGGGCGACTCCACCATCTTCGCGATCCATCGGATATGGCTGGGGAGCCCTCGGGAGCAGCGGCCCGAGAGGCTCGCTTCGCCCCAGGCAGCGCGGCGGCGGGACGTCACGGACGGCTGTATAAATGTCGCTGCAGACGTCTATGATAAGCTCGTCGATTGCTGCGCCGATGCGCAACTGGTCATCGAGTGA
- the purN gene encoding phosphoribosylglycinamide formyltransferase, with product MTDKTPIAILISGRGSNMAALIEASRAADCPYAVVLVASNDPEAAGLDHARAAGIATFAHSHKGLKRAEFDAMIDAALREAGVRLVALAGYMRILSEGFIAGWEGRIVNIHPSLLPKYKGLDTHQRAIEAGDAEAGCSVHVVTPELDDGEVIAQARVPILSGDTPETLADRVLIEEHRLYPDALAAYIRSHG from the coding sequence GTGACCGACAAGACCCCGATCGCCATCCTGATCTCGGGCCGCGGCAGCAACATGGCCGCGCTGATCGAGGCGTCGCGCGCAGCCGACTGCCCCTATGCGGTCGTCCTCGTCGCGTCGAACGATCCCGAGGCGGCCGGCCTCGACCATGCCCGCGCCGCCGGCATCGCGACCTTCGCGCACAGCCACAAGGGCCTGAAACGCGCCGAGTTCGACGCCATGATCGATGCGGCGCTGCGCGAGGCGGGCGTGCGCCTCGTCGCGCTCGCCGGCTATATGCGCATCCTGAGCGAGGGCTTCATCGCCGGGTGGGAAGGTCGCATCGTCAACATCCACCCGTCGCTGCTTCCGAAGTACAAGGGCCTCGACACGCACCAGCGCGCGATCGAGGCGGGCGATGCGGAGGCCGGCTGCTCGGTCCATGTCGTGACGCCCGAGCTCGACGATGGCGAGGTGATCGCCCAGGCCCGCGTGCCGATCCTGTCCGGCGACACGCCCGAGACATTGGCCGATCGCGTGCTGATCGAGGAACACCGCCTTTATCCCGACGCGCTGGCTGCCTATATCCGGAGCCATGGCTGA
- a CDS encoding GNAT family N-acetyltransferase, with translation MTDPVIRRAVCEDAAALALVGAATFLETYAHMIGLPDMLLHFEGKNSADAWRAFTSDPAGAAWIAEIPQTRAPIGFALLTPPDLPIETGPADIELRRIYVMGKWHGHKLGRRLVDEAVAYARERGMRRLLIGVYSGNDAAIGFYRRLGCELVGSRRFQVGDAVFDDLIFALDL, from the coding sequence ATGACGGACCCCGTCATCAGGCGGGCCGTTTGCGAGGATGCCGCCGCGCTGGCCCTGGTCGGCGCGGCGACCTTCCTCGAAACCTATGCGCACATGATCGGCCTGCCCGACATGCTGCTGCACTTCGAAGGCAAGAACAGCGCCGACGCCTGGCGCGCCTTCACGAGCGATCCCGCCGGTGCGGCCTGGATCGCCGAAATCCCCCAGACCCGCGCGCCGATCGGCTTCGCGCTCCTGACCCCGCCCGACCTGCCGATCGAGACCGGCCCCGCCGACATCGAGCTGCGCCGCATCTACGTCATGGGCAAATGGCACGGCCACAAGCTGGGTCGGCGCCTCGTCGACGAAGCGGTCGCCTATGCGCGCGAACGCGGGATGCGGCGCCTGCTGATCGGCGTCTATTCGGGCAATGACGCGGCAATCGGCTTCTATCGCCGCCTCGGTTGCGAACTGGTGGGATCGCGCCGCTTCCAAGTGGGCGACGCGGTGTTCGACGATCTTATTTTTGCGTTGGATCTGTAG
- the ndk gene encoding nucleoside-diphosphate kinase produces the protein MATERTFSIIKPDATRRNLTGAITAKLEEAGLRVVASKRIHMTKEQAEGFYGVHRERPFFGDLVSFMISGPVVVQVLEGENAVARNREVMGATNPANADEGTIRKTFAESIEANSVHGSDSLENAKIEIDYFFKPEEIVG, from the coding sequence ATGGCGACCGAACGTACCTTTTCGATCATCAAGCCCGATGCGACGCGTCGCAACCTGACGGGCGCGATCACCGCCAAGCTTGAGGAGGCCGGCCTGCGCGTCGTCGCTTCCAAGCGCATCCACATGACCAAGGAGCAGGCCGAGGGCTTCTACGGCGTGCACCGCGAGCGTCCCTTCTTCGGCGACCTCGTCAGCTTCATGATCTCGGGCCCGGTCGTGGTCCAGGTGCTCGAGGGCGAGAACGCCGTCGCGCGCAACCGTGAAGTCATGGGCGCCACCAACCCGGCGAACGCCGACGAGGGCACGATCCGCAAGACCTTCGCGGAATCGATCGAAGCCAACTCGGTCCACGGCTCGGACAGCCTCGAGAACGCGAAGATCGAGATCGACTATTTCTTCAAGCCGGAAGAAATCGTCGGCTGA
- a CDS encoding M28 family metallopeptidase, with translation MRKMLTALACSISLVPALSIAAQPAPSFDLQRYAQDVKTLADDSFEGRAPATAGEKKTIDYIIARMKAAGLEPGGTGGGWTQDVPLLKSDIVGSPKLSLRIGDAAPRPLTQGEEIAIRAAMTGQTEVRLAGAPLVFVGYGVKAPERGWDDFKGADLKGKIMVVLVNDPDFEGGEDDFGGKTMTYYGRWTYKYEEGARQGAAGVLVIHETAPASYGWATVKNSNTNTMFDIVRQDPASAHSPMEGWIQRDVAADLFKASGLDFEAMKAAARCKDFKPVALKATLDADYAVKPEKIISYNVLGRLPGKRHPDETVIYSGHWDHLGVGQPDARGDRIYNGARDNATGIAALLELARTFAKAPRTDRSIVFLAVTAEEKGLLGSTYYAANPVYPAATTAGVINMDSIVGGGQARDFSISGVARLGLLDMLIAQGKALGRTFVPDPNTQTGAFFRSDHFPMAKAGIPAVSFEPGIDLLNGGIARGNALAEAYVKDRYHQPADEWSDDWDLSNVAPDLTLLYATGRTLADSRAWPEWSKDSEFRAKRDESSASRQ, from the coding sequence ATGCGCAAGATGCTCACCGCCCTCGCCTGCTCGATCTCGCTCGTGCCGGCCCTTTCGATTGCAGCCCAGCCCGCTCCCAGCTTCGACCTGCAACGCTATGCGCAGGACGTGAAGACGCTGGCCGACGACAGTTTCGAGGGCCGCGCACCCGCCACGGCGGGCGAGAAGAAGACGATCGATTATATCATCGCCCGGATGAAAGCCGCCGGGCTGGAACCGGGCGGCACCGGCGGCGGCTGGACGCAGGACGTGCCGCTGCTCAAATCCGACATTGTCGGATCGCCGAAGCTGAGCCTGCGCATCGGTGATGCCGCGCCGCGCCCCCTCACGCAGGGCGAGGAAATCGCCATCCGCGCCGCGATGACCGGGCAGACCGAGGTCCGGCTGGCGGGCGCGCCGCTCGTCTTCGTCGGCTATGGCGTAAAAGCGCCCGAACGCGGCTGGGACGATTTCAAGGGCGCCGACCTCAAGGGCAAGATCATGGTCGTCCTCGTCAACGACCCCGACTTCGAGGGCGGCGAAGACGATTTCGGCGGCAAGACCATGACCTATTATGGCCGCTGGACCTATAAATATGAGGAAGGCGCGCGGCAGGGCGCGGCCGGCGTGCTCGTCATCCACGAGACGGCTCCCGCCTCCTATGGCTGGGCCACGGTCAAGAACTCCAACACCAACACGATGTTCGACATCGTTCGCCAGGATCCGGCCTCGGCACACAGCCCGATGGAGGGGTGGATCCAGCGCGACGTCGCGGCGGATCTGTTCAAGGCCTCGGGGCTCGATTTCGAGGCAATGAAGGCGGCCGCGCGGTGCAAGGACTTCAAGCCGGTTGCGCTGAAGGCGACGCTCGACGCCGACTATGCCGTGAAGCCGGAGAAGATCATCAGCTACAACGTCCTCGGACGTCTGCCCGGCAAGCGCCATCCCGACGAGACGGTGATCTATTCGGGCCATTGGGACCATCTCGGCGTGGGGCAGCCCGACGCGCGCGGCGACCGCATCTATAACGGCGCGCGCGACAATGCGACCGGGATCGCCGCGCTGCTCGAACTGGCGCGCACCTTCGCCAAGGCCCCGCGCACCGATCGCTCGATCGTTTTTCTGGCGGTGACCGCCGAGGAAAAAGGGCTGCTCGGCTCGACCTATTATGCGGCCAATCCGGTCTATCCTGCGGCGACGACCGCCGGCGTGATCAACATGGACAGCATCGTCGGCGGCGGGCAGGCCCGCGACTTCTCGATTTCGGGTGTCGCCAGACTGGGGCTGCTCGACATGCTGATCGCTCAAGGCAAGGCCCTCGGCCGAACCTTCGTGCCGGACCCCAACACGCAGACCGGGGCCTTTTTCCGGTCCGACCATTTCCCGATGGCAAAAGCGGGGATTCCGGCCGTCTCGTTCGAGCCCGGGATCGATCTGCTCAATGGCGGCATCGCCCGCGGCAATGCGCTGGCGGAGGCCTATGTGAAGGACCGCTATCATCAGCCGGCCGACGAATGGAGCGACGACTGGGACCTGTCGAACGTCGCACCCGACCTCACTCTGCTCTACGCCACCGGACGGACACTGGCCGACAGCCGCGCCTGGCCGGAATGGAGCAAGGATTCTGAGTTTCGCGCGAAACGCGACGAAAGCTCAGCTTCACGACAGTGA
- the queA gene encoding tRNA preQ1(34) S-adenosylmethionine ribosyltransferase-isomerase QueA, translating to MRVDLFDFDLPAENIALRPADPRDSARLLNIRGASDPFGDHRVSDLPGLLRAGDCLVFNDTRVIPAQLEGRRGDARIGATLHKREGLRSWRAFVRNAKRVRIGDRIDFGQEVFAVARERGDDGAILLEFEGDEPVELLLERAGTMPLPPYIAGKRAADERDLDDYQTMFAREKGAVAAPTAALHFTPRLMDALATAGIVSETLTLHVGAATFLPVKADDTDDHRMHAEWGRIEPHVADRLNAVRAAGGRVISVGTTSLRLLESATGEDGIIRPFAGDTSIFITPGYRFRAIDGLMTNFHLPKSTLFMLVSALMGRERMQAAYAHAIAQGYRFYSYGDSSLLLPDR from the coding sequence ATGCGCGTCGATCTTTTCGACTTCGACCTTCCTGCGGAAAATATCGCCCTCCGCCCCGCGGACCCCCGGGACAGCGCGCGCCTCCTGAACATAAGGGGGGCGAGCGACCCCTTCGGGGATCATCGGGTCAGCGACCTTCCGGGCCTGCTCCGGGCGGGAGACTGCCTCGTCTTCAACGATACACGCGTGATCCCGGCCCAACTCGAAGGCCGGCGTGGAGATGCACGGATCGGCGCGACGCTCCACAAGCGCGAGGGTCTGCGCAGCTGGCGCGCCTTCGTCCGTAACGCGAAGCGCGTCAGGATCGGCGACCGGATCGATTTCGGGCAGGAGGTTTTTGCCGTCGCGCGCGAGCGGGGCGACGATGGCGCGATCCTGCTCGAGTTCGAGGGTGACGAACCCGTCGAGCTTTTGCTGGAGCGGGCCGGTACCATGCCGCTTCCGCCCTATATCGCGGGAAAGCGCGCGGCCGACGAGCGTGACCTCGACGATTATCAGACGATGTTCGCGCGCGAGAAGGGCGCGGTGGCCGCACCCACGGCCGCGCTGCATTTTACTCCGCGCCTGATGGACGCCCTGGCGACGGCGGGGATCGTGAGCGAGACGCTTACGCTGCATGTCGGCGCAGCGACTTTCCTGCCGGTCAAGGCGGACGATACCGACGACCATCGGATGCATGCCGAATGGGGGCGCATTGAGCCGCATGTCGCCGACCGCCTCAACGCGGTCAGAGCAGCAGGGGGACGTGTGATCTCCGTCGGTACCACCAGCCTGAGGCTGCTCGAGAGTGCGACCGGCGAAGACGGCATCATCCGCCCCTTTGCCGGGGACACGTCGATCTTCATCACCCCCGGCTACCGTTTTCGCGCGATCGACGGGCTGATGACCAATTTCCACCTGCCCAAGTCGACCCTGTTCATGCTGGTCAGCGCCCTGATGGGCCGCGAGCGGATGCAGGCGGCCTATGCTCACGCGATCGCACAGGGCTATCGCTTCTACAGCTATGGCGACTCGTCGCTACTTCTGCCGGACAGATAA